The following coding sequences lie in one Primulina huaijiensis isolate GDHJ02 chromosome 2, ASM1229523v2, whole genome shotgun sequence genomic window:
- the LOC140971047 gene encoding cationic peroxidase 1-like, with the protein MVATKINSYFSILILLLLTGACSGQLSANFYSSTCPNLLSIIKTAVTSAVNTEARMGASLLRLHFHDCFVNGCDASVLLDDTANFTGEKTAGPNVNSLRGFDVIDTIKTQVESSCPQVVSCADILAVAARDSVVALQGPSWSVALGRRDSTTASLSAANSQIPGPGLNLNALISSFSNKGFTSREMVALSGSHTIGQARCTTFRTRLYNEANINASFATSLRANCPSSGGDNNLSPLDTLSPTAFNNDYFKNLVSLKGLLHSDQQLFNNGSTDAQVNAYSSNSATFFNDFASAMIKMSNLSPLTGSNGQIRANCRRTN; encoded by the exons ATGGTGGCTACAAAGATTAATTCCTATTTTTCAATCCTAATTCTACTCCTCCTAACGGGAGCATGTAGCGGGCAGCTGTCCGCGAATTTCTACTCTTCAACATGTCCTAATCTCCTCTCTATTATTAAGACAGCCGTAACCTCGGCGGTGAACACAGAGGCTCGCATGGGCGCATCCTTGCTTCGTCTCCATTTTCACGATTGCTTTGTCAAT GGATGCGATGCATCGGTTTTACTGGATGATACCGCGAACTTTACCGGAGAGAAGACTGCCGGTCCGAATGTGAATTCGTTAAGAGGATTTGATGTGATCGACACCATTAAAACTCAAGTTGAAAGTTCCTGTCCTCAAGTGGTTTCTTGCGCTGATATTTTGGCTGTTGCGGCACGAGATAGCGTCGTAGCG CTGCAAGGCCCTAGTTGGTCCGTTGCACTCGGGAGAAGGGACTCAACCACCGCAAGTTTAAGTGCCGCAAACAGCCAAATTCCCGGTCCTGGCTTGAATCTTAATGCACTTATTTCTTCCTTCTCTAACAAAGGCTTCACTTCCAGGGAAATGGTGGCCCTTTcag GGTCTCACACAATTGGGCAGGCAAGATGCACAACTTTCAGGACCAGACTTTACAATGAAGCCAACATAAACGCCTCGTTCGCAACCTCGTTAAGAGCAAATTGCCCCAGCAGCGGTGGAGACAACAACCTTTCGCCGTTGGATACCCTTAGCCCGACAGCATTTAACAACGACTACTTCAAGAATTTGGTATCCTTGAAGGGGCTTCTCCATTCCGATCAGCAACTCTTCAACAACGGCTCCACCGACGCTCAAGTTAACGCTTACTCATCAAACTCCGCTACTTTCTTCAATGATTTCGCGAGTGCTATGATCAAGATGTCGAATCTTAGCCCATTGACGGGATCCAATGGGCAGATCAGGGCAAACTGTAGGAGAACCAATTAG
- the LOC140960783 gene encoding uncharacterized protein, whose translation MKAFNSLITLVSLIVKKKKNKNKNKNKNKMDSRPEENNSFQLNKLRHMHVDVNTASIVVDASKYIKKLKERVEKLNKEVAVLQSSNDQKKSLPSVKVETLEKGFRIKVFSEKTCPGLLVAVLEAFEELGLEVLDATVSCAHNFSLEAISEY comes from the exons ATGAAAGCCTTCAATTCCCTCATCACTTTAGTCTCTCTTattgtgaagaagaagaagaataagaATAAGAATAAGAATAAGAATAAAATGGATTCCAGGCCGGAGGAAAACAACTCGTTTCAGTTAAACAAACTGCGACATATGCACGTTGAT GTGAATACAGCATCAATCGTGGTAGATGCATCCAAATACATAAAAAAGTTGAAGGAAAGGGTAGAAAAACTTAATAAAGAGGTCGCTGTTTTGCAAAGCTCAAACGACCAGAAGAAATCCTTACCTTCT GTTAAAGTTGAAACCCTAGAAAAAGGGTTCAGAATAAAGGTATTCTCAGAGAAGACTTGTCCAGGTTTGCTTGTGGCCGTGCTAGAAGCGTTTGAGGAGCTGGGACTTGAAGTCCTCGACGCTACTGTTTCTTGTGCCCACAACTTTAGTCTTGAAGCAATCAGCGAG tatTAA